From a single Phragmites australis chromosome 7, lpPhrAust1.1, whole genome shotgun sequence genomic region:
- the LOC133924960 gene encoding uncharacterized protein LOC133924960: MSEVITKFAVTSTVMWMAPVAIVYGFYYQMIPGASQLSSSTQTLVSGFLAVISVNLVIGFYICMAMKETPHQEPQPDPTS; encoded by the exons ATGTCAGAAGTCATCACAAAGTTTGCTGTCACATCTACGGTGATGTGGATGGCCCCGGTTGCGATCGTGTATGGGTTTTACTACCAGATGATTCCAG GTGCGAGTCAGCTGTCGTCCTCGACGCAGACCCTGGTTAGTGGATTCCTCGCTGTCATATCTGTTAATCTGGTGATCGGCTTTTACATATGCATGGCGATGAAGGAGACTCCCCACCAGGAGCCACAGCCAGATCCAACCAGTTAG